From a region of the Streptomyces venezuelae genome:
- the dnaJ gene encoding molecular chaperone DnaJ, with the protein MNTKDFVEKDYYKVLGVPKDATEAEIKKAYRKLAREFHPDANKGDASAEERFKEISEANDILGDAKKRKEYDEARALFGNGGFRPGPGGGGSFNFDLGDLFGGQQQGAGQAGGFGGGLGDVFGGLFNRGAGPGAGTRTQPRRGQDIESEVTLSFTEAVDGATVPLRMSSQAPCKACSGTGDKNGTPRVCPTCVGTGQVSRGSGGGFSLTDPCADCKGRGLIAETPCEVCKGSGRARSSRTMQVRIPAGVSDGQRIRLRGKGAPGERGGPGGDLYVVVHVGSHPVFGRKDDNLTVTVPVTFAEAALGADIKVPTLNGPSVTLKLPPGTPNGRTMRARGKGAVRKDGTRGDLLVTVEVAVPTELSDKAREALEMYREATESQDPRSALFESAKGA; encoded by the coding sequence ATGAACACGAAGGACTTCGTCGAGAAGGACTACTACAAGGTCCTCGGTGTCCCGAAGGACGCCACCGAGGCCGAGATCAAGAAGGCGTACCGGAAGCTCGCCCGCGAGTTCCACCCGGACGCCAACAAGGGCGACGCCTCCGCCGAGGAGCGCTTCAAGGAGATCTCCGAGGCGAACGACATCCTCGGTGACGCCAAGAAGCGCAAGGAGTACGACGAGGCGCGCGCGCTGTTCGGCAACGGTGGCTTCCGCCCCGGGCCGGGCGGCGGCGGCTCGTTCAACTTCGACCTCGGCGACCTCTTCGGAGGGCAGCAGCAGGGCGCCGGCCAGGCCGGCGGCTTCGGCGGCGGCCTGGGTGACGTCTTCGGCGGCCTCTTCAACCGCGGAGCCGGCCCGGGTGCGGGCACCCGTACCCAGCCGCGCCGCGGCCAGGACATCGAATCGGAGGTCACCCTCTCCTTCACGGAGGCGGTGGACGGGGCCACGGTCCCGCTCCGGATGTCCTCCCAGGCCCCCTGCAAGGCCTGTTCGGGCACCGGCGACAAGAACGGCACGCCCAGGGTGTGCCCGACCTGTGTCGGCACCGGCCAGGTCTCGCGGGGCAGCGGCGGCGGGTTCTCGCTGACCGACCCCTGTGCGGACTGCAAGGGCCGCGGCCTGATCGCGGAGACCCCCTGCGAGGTCTGCAAGGGCAGCGGGCGCGCCCGCAGCTCCCGCACCATGCAGGTCCGGATCCCGGCGGGCGTCTCCGACGGCCAGCGGATCCGGCTGCGCGGCAAGGGTGCGCCGGGCGAGCGCGGCGGTCCCGGCGGTGACCTCTACGTGGTCGTGCACGTCGGTTCCCACCCGGTGTTCGGCCGCAAGGACGACAACCTGACGGTGACCGTGCCCGTGACGTTCGCGGAGGCGGCGCTGGGTGCCGACATCAAGGTTCCGACCCTGAACGGCCCCTCGGTGACGCTGAAGCTGCCGCCGGGCACCCCCAACGGGCGCACCATGCGGGCGCGCGGCAAGGGCGCGGTCCGCAAGGACGGCACCCGCGGCGACCTGCTGGTCACGGTGGAGGTCGCGGTTCCGACCGAGCTGTCCGACAAGGCCCGTGAGGCCCTGGAGATGTACCGCGAGGCGACGGAGTCGCAGGACCCGCGCTCCGCGCTGTTCGAGTCCGCGAAGGGAGCATGA
- a CDS encoding heat shock protein transcriptional repressor HspR, producing the protein MDGRRRQSSRLGGGYQLTDETPVYVISVAAQLSGLHPQTLRQYDRLGLVSPDRTAGRGRRYSARDIELLRTVQALSQDEGINLAGIKRIIELENQVAALQQRVAELSAAVDGAAAALQAREAQVHASYRRDLVPYQPPQPGSALVVWRPSPKRPLD; encoded by the coding sequence ATGGACGGCCGCCGACGACAGTCCTCCCGCCTGGGCGGGGGCTACCAGCTCACCGACGAGACCCCGGTCTACGTGATCTCGGTGGCCGCCCAGCTCTCGGGTCTGCACCCGCAGACCCTCCGCCAGTACGACCGTCTCGGTCTGGTCTCCCCGGACCGTACGGCCGGCCGCGGTCGGCGCTACTCGGCCCGTGACATCGAACTGCTCCGTACGGTGCAGGCGCTGTCGCAGGACGAGGGCATCAACCTGGCGGGCATCAAGCGCATCATCGAACTGGAGAACCAGGTCGCCGCGCTCCAGCAGCGCGTGGCCGAGCTCTCGGCGGCCGTGGACGGTGCGGCGGCCGCGCTGCAGGCCCGCGAGGCCCAGGTGCACGCCTCGTACCGGCGCGACCTGGTCCCGTACCAGCCCCCGCAGCCGGGCAGCGCCCTGGTGGTCTGGCGCCCCAGCCCCAAGCGCCCGCTGGACTGA